The Sedimentisphaera salicampi genome includes a region encoding these proteins:
- a CDS encoding Y-family DNA polymerase, which yields MGSGNKRNTQALGNLFAIIDCNNFYVSCERVFRPDMRRRPVVVLSNNDGCIVARSNEAKSLGIAMGTPYFKAKKLLRDNNAGVFSSNYTLYADMSERVMEIIEMFCPECEIYSIDEAFVSLCGLQEKPEIWARRLRKTILSWTGIPVSIGIAETKTLAKIAGRTAKKSAGGVFILPEDPEKRKGILEGVKIDDIWGVGRRLGFKLKNLGAGNALDLSRMKPETARRRFSVNMERTVLELGGEPCFSLELAPPAKKAITVSRTFGRPVSSLKELKEAVSFYAVRACEKLRAQNSRAEILTVFANTNRFSGNAYFGKEVRVLESPTLQTSEIIKEAESCAEKIFRQEKRFVKAGVILSGLLPLNCSGPGLFDASGRKQEEKLMKTIDKINQFNDAGITWASAGLEKPWKTAANRRSPRYTTCWKELPMAKA from the coding sequence ATGGGGAGTGGTAACAAGCGTAATACACAAGCTTTAGGCAATCTTTTTGCCATTATAGACTGCAACAATTTCTATGTATCCTGCGAGAGGGTATTCAGGCCGGATATGCGAAGAAGGCCTGTGGTTGTGCTTTCGAATAACGACGGCTGCATCGTAGCGCGTTCAAATGAGGCAAAATCGCTGGGCATAGCGATGGGCACGCCATACTTTAAGGCCAAAAAACTTCTGCGGGATAATAATGCAGGCGTTTTTTCATCAAACTACACGCTGTATGCCGATATGTCTGAGAGGGTGATGGAAATCATTGAGATGTTCTGCCCTGAATGCGAGATTTATTCTATCGACGAGGCGTTTGTGAGCCTTTGCGGGCTGCAAGAAAAGCCGGAGATATGGGCGAGAAGGCTGCGAAAGACAATTCTAAGCTGGACGGGAATCCCTGTTTCTATAGGCATAGCGGAAACAAAGACGCTTGCAAAAATTGCAGGGCGCACCGCAAAGAAATCTGCTGGAGGTGTTTTTATCCTGCCGGAAGATCCTGAAAAGAGAAAGGGAATTCTTGAAGGGGTAAAGATTGATGATATTTGGGGGGTTGGCAGGCGGCTCGGCTTTAAGCTGAAAAATCTGGGGGCGGGAAATGCCCTTGACCTTAGCAGAATGAAACCCGAAACCGCCCGCAGAAGATTCAGTGTTAATATGGAACGCACAGTGCTGGAGCTTGGCGGGGAGCCCTGCTTCTCACTTGAGCTTGCGCCTCCGGCAAAGAAGGCAATAACTGTATCGAGAACATTCGGAAGGCCTGTAAGCAGCCTGAAAGAGCTGAAAGAGGCGGTGAGCTTCTATGCCGTACGGGCTTGCGAGAAGCTCAGAGCTCAAAACAGCCGGGCGGAGATTTTAACCGTTTTCGCAAACACAAACCGTTTCAGCGGAAACGCATATTTCGGGAAGGAGGTTAGGGTTTTGGAAAGCCCAACCCTCCAGACTTCTGAGATAATCAAAGAGGCCGAGAGCTGCGCAGAGAAAATATTCAGGCAAGAAAAGAGGTTCGTAAAGGCAGGGGTAATACTCTCCGGCCTGCTGCCGCTGAACTGCTCTGGCCCGGGGCTCTTCGATGCTTCCGGCAGGAAACAGGAAGAGAAATTAATGAAAACGATAGACAAAATCAACCAGTTCAACGATGCGGGCATCACGTGGGCATCAGCTGGACTTGAAAAGCCCTGGAAAACTGCCGCAAACCGCAGAAGCCCGAGATATACTACCTGCTGGAAAGAGCTTCCAATGGCAAAGGCATAA
- a CDS encoding DUF3857 domain-containing protein produces the protein MYKKVMLFLLLAIAASSFAEVLIYRPEAMASAKEADKEKYPNSDQVLVSGYTKTTYNPDGTSVDISEYYNKVLTEKGKRNNQTITFHFTRPYDTIELELVELIKPDGSTVEIDTEANSKVMTDNSSMSANIYNPNSKVLVVSLPGLEVGDTIHYIAADRYTKVRMKNTWSNYFVFESKYPIVKEVYEVYAPEELPIKSMALKDKVDDTVSYEKTEKSGKTVHKWTARDVPRFYPETSMPDYWTCVQRLLVSTIEQWETVSKWYWELSEPHLDTTPEMEEKVEELLEGIETDEEKIRAIFKFVSQEIRYMGITIEKEAPGNEPHDVSLTFENRHGVCRDKAALLVAMLRLAGFESYPVLIHSGPKKDKEVPQPYFNHAITCVRNEDGTYKLMDSTDESTQRLMPSYLNDCSYIVAAPYGETLLESPVEPAENNMLKITTKAQIDKNGSYKAESTLVFEGINDNAYRGAFLRKKPEQRKSYFEKLLKNFLPGGELDSYSLKPENLQDTSKNLKAEITYHADNVLIKGKGKALLPIYNIGAKAGIANFVLQATGLDKRRFPLETGITCGVSESKTLEIAEDLKVFSTPETSAIDEDYMSYSSNFEKIDTGIKLKREIKFKEVQFSPEQYLELKENLKDIEYNSRKKIVLTDTRKNQQDSELLSKDVEYKLKDEHNWTVETVVRRKILSYKGKKDYSELKFSYVPVWEELELNYARVINDGNVKEISEVEKNVMDAGWVASAPQYPEGKTLVASLPGVEAGSVIEYSVKRTLKNRPYFSMYRTFQGYEPHRRMTVKLNIPSNIETHIVCDDNGILNPGTVSGEGIIERQSSENQGTKKYVWTAKDLPALKAESSLPPKYAYTPFLRVSTGQIGEYADMVSVAAASRVASQEEKISEKVKEITKDAESDKEIIISIRDFAARNIRTAGPSYTRIPLGKHFTCRQTLENGYGNRLDKAILTSKLLELSGIENEIILPANCGRLNEFEDLMKETVSPSLWGSPLVKTHTDEGVFYIGDTTQYAQLGTTYRNRRMSVNTETRQLLRIDVPEEYTNRSDSLIELEITPEGKAEMLHESRIWGTNFAESNKYFSEVTPEKRRRYYEKLVSNISQFAEAESELITDFSAYPGLKQYELDIPKYAVKEGNLMYFTVPANPGSIGISEDVRENPYYMPGYSKAEITVNTAVPEGMEVLMMPKSEKRVLPAGAGVIEIECTQRGRMITIKYTMETRPAVIREFEYDRLSEIDSWLKHPDKRTITLIESEE, from the coding sequence ATGTACAAGAAAGTTATGCTGTTTTTACTGCTTGCTATAGCGGCTTCAAGCTTTGCTGAAGTGCTTATATACCGGCCTGAAGCGATGGCTTCAGCAAAAGAAGCAGACAAGGAGAAATACCCGAATTCCGATCAAGTTCTCGTTTCGGGATACACAAAAACAACCTACAACCCCGACGGAACTTCAGTAGATATCTCAGAATACTACAACAAGGTGCTCACCGAAAAGGGCAAACGAAACAACCAAACAATCACTTTCCATTTTACTCGACCTTACGACACAATCGAGCTTGAGCTGGTAGAGCTTATCAAGCCGGACGGCAGCACCGTGGAGATAGATACCGAAGCTAACAGCAAGGTAATGACAGACAACTCCAGCATGAGCGCAAACATCTACAACCCAAACAGCAAAGTGCTTGTAGTATCACTGCCCGGGCTTGAGGTGGGTGATACGATCCATTATATCGCAGCAGACCGGTACACCAAGGTGCGGATGAAGAATACATGGAGCAATTATTTTGTATTCGAATCAAAGTATCCGATTGTCAAGGAGGTGTATGAAGTGTATGCGCCGGAGGAGCTGCCGATCAAAAGCATGGCACTGAAAGACAAGGTGGATGACACTGTAAGCTATGAAAAAACAGAAAAGAGCGGCAAAACCGTGCATAAATGGACGGCTCGAGATGTGCCGAGATTCTATCCTGAAACGAGTATGCCTGACTACTGGACTTGCGTTCAGAGGCTCCTTGTAAGCACGATAGAGCAATGGGAAACTGTTTCAAAATGGTACTGGGAGCTTTCCGAGCCGCACCTTGATACCACGCCGGAGATGGAAGAAAAGGTTGAAGAGCTTCTCGAGGGCATTGAAACTGATGAAGAGAAGATCCGGGCAATCTTCAAGTTTGTTTCTCAGGAAATACGCTATATGGGGATTACCATAGAGAAAGAAGCTCCCGGAAACGAACCGCACGATGTGAGCCTCACTTTTGAAAACCGGCACGGAGTGTGCAGGGATAAAGCCGCCCTGCTGGTGGCTATGCTGAGGCTTGCAGGCTTCGAGAGCTATCCCGTGCTGATTCACAGCGGCCCGAAAAAGGATAAGGAAGTTCCCCAGCCGTATTTCAATCACGCTATAACATGCGTCCGCAATGAAGACGGAACATACAAGCTGATGGATTCGACAGATGAAAGCACTCAGCGGCTGATGCCCTCCTACCTCAACGACTGCAGCTATATTGTTGCAGCACCTTACGGGGAAACCCTGCTGGAATCACCAGTAGAGCCGGCTGAAAATAATATGCTGAAGATAACTACCAAAGCCCAAATAGATAAAAACGGCAGCTACAAGGCAGAAAGCACGCTCGTTTTTGAAGGCATTAACGACAATGCATACCGCGGGGCATTCCTTAGAAAGAAGCCTGAGCAGAGAAAGTCTTATTTCGAAAAGCTTCTTAAAAATTTCCTTCCGGGCGGCGAGCTGGATTCCTACAGTCTCAAGCCGGAAAATCTTCAAGACACTTCCAAAAATCTCAAAGCTGAGATCACTTATCATGCAGACAATGTTTTGATCAAAGGCAAAGGCAAGGCTCTTCTTCCAATATACAACATTGGGGCTAAGGCAGGAATTGCCAACTTTGTTCTTCAGGCTACGGGGCTGGACAAAAGGAGATTCCCGCTTGAAACAGGCATAACCTGCGGCGTAAGCGAGAGCAAAACCCTCGAAATCGCAGAAGACCTGAAGGTGTTTTCAACTCCTGAAACTTCTGCTATTGATGAGGATTACATGTCATATTCAAGCAATTTCGAAAAGATCGACACCGGCATAAAACTCAAACGGGAAATCAAATTTAAAGAGGTACAGTTCTCGCCCGAGCAGTATCTCGAGCTCAAAGAAAACCTCAAGGACATAGAATACAACTCAAGAAAGAAGATCGTTTTAACTGATACTCGCAAGAATCAGCAGGATTCAGAACTGCTCTCCAAAGACGTTGAATACAAACTCAAAGACGAACATAACTGGACTGTTGAAACTGTAGTTCGCAGGAAGATTCTCAGCTATAAGGGCAAAAAAGACTACTCAGAGCTCAAATTCAGCTATGTGCCTGTTTGGGAAGAACTGGAGCTGAACTATGCGAGAGTCATAAACGACGGGAATGTGAAAGAGATAAGCGAAGTTGAGAAGAATGTAATGGATGCAGGCTGGGTGGCCTCTGCTCCGCAATACCCCGAGGGCAAAACTCTTGTAGCTTCTCTGCCGGGAGTGGAAGCGGGAAGCGTTATAGAATACAGCGTTAAAAGGACGCTCAAAAACCGACCTTATTTTTCTATGTACAGGACTTTTCAAGGTTATGAGCCTCACCGCCGAATGACAGTAAAGCTGAATATCCCTTCAAACATAGAAACTCATATAGTGTGCGATGATAACGGGATTCTCAACCCGGGAACTGTGAGCGGTGAAGGAATCATCGAACGGCAAAGCAGTGAAAACCAAGGGACAAAAAAGTATGTATGGACAGCTAAAGACCTCCCCGCGCTTAAGGCCGAAAGCTCATTGCCTCCAAAATACGCCTATACACCTTTCTTAAGGGTAAGCACAGGTCAAATAGGAGAGTATGCTGATATGGTAAGCGTTGCCGCAGCATCAAGGGTGGCCTCACAGGAAGAAAAGATATCCGAAAAAGTGAAGGAGATAACCAAAGACGCTGAGAGCGATAAAGAGATAATAATTTCTATAAGGGATTTCGCAGCACGGAATATCAGAACCGCCGGCCCTTCATACACCCGAATCCCGCTTGGTAAACACTTCACCTGCAGGCAGACGCTTGAAAACGGCTACGGCAACAGGCTGGACAAGGCAATACTCACCTCGAAACTGCTGGAGCTTTCCGGCATTGAGAATGAAATTATTCTGCCCGCAAATTGCGGGCGGCTCAATGAATTTGAGGATCTGATGAAGGAAACCGTATCCCCGTCTCTTTGGGGTTCTCCGCTTGTAAAAACTCATACTGATGAGGGCGTTTTCTATATCGGCGATACAACTCAATACGCCCAGCTCGGCACGACATACAGAAACCGCAGGATGTCTGTAAATACAGAGACAAGGCAGCTTTTGAGAATTGATGTGCCCGAGGAATACACAAACAGGTCTGATTCGCTGATAGAGCTGGAAATCACTCCCGAAGGAAAGGCTGAGATGCTCCATGAAAGCCGGATATGGGGAACAAATTTTGCTGAATCAAACAAATACTTTTCTGAGGTAACTCCGGAAAAGCGAAGAAGATACTACGAAAAGCTCGTTTCAAACATCTCCCAGTTCGCTGAGGCAGAAAGCGAGCTTATAACAGATTTTTCCGCTTATCCGGGGCTTAAGCAGTATGAGCTGGACATACCCAAATACGCAGTTAAAGAAGGCAATCTGATGTATTTTACTGTCCCTGCAAATCCGGGAAGCATTGGAATAAGTGAAGATGTTCGCGAGAATCCTTACTATATGCCGGGCTACAGCAAGGCAGAGATTACTGTGAATACCGCTGTCCCTGAGGGGATGGAAGTGCTGATGATGCCGAAATCGGAGAAAAGGGTTCTGCCGGCAGGGGCAGGAGTTATCGAAATCGAATGTACTCAAAGAGGCAGGATGATAACAATAAAATATACTATGGAAACAAGACCCGCTGTTATAAGGGAATTCGAGTACGACAGGCTCTCAGAGATAGACAGCTGGCTTAAACATCCTGATAAACGCACAATAACGCTTATTGAGAGCGAAGAATAA
- the ftsY gene encoding signal recognition particle-docking protein FtsY, translated as MGLFSKTVGFIKDRLEKTRNKITKSLSDVLSFGRKIDEDLLDELEEVLISDDLGYETTMKLIEELRESYKNKEIETSEQIIPFLKEKIKNYWPQRDRELAKSDSGPTVVLVAGVNGSGKTTSIAKLGFNLSSAGHKVVVAACDTFRAAAVDQLSIWSERIGVEIIKHKQGADPAAVAYDACQAAIARDADYLIVDTAGRLHTQKHLMKELEKIKAVTSKKIPGSPHEVILVVDGTTGQNAIAQAKEFTGAIDVTGIFLAKLDGSARGGIVIAIKDKLDIPVKFVGLGEKPEDIAEFEPEEFVEALFS; from the coding sequence ATGGGCTTATTTTCCAAGACTGTAGGATTTATAAAAGACAGGCTCGAAAAAACCAGAAACAAGATTACCAAATCGCTTTCTGATGTGCTTTCCTTCGGGCGAAAAATTGATGAAGACCTTCTCGACGAACTTGAGGAGGTGCTTATAAGCGATGATCTGGGCTACGAAACCACAATGAAGCTGATTGAAGAGCTCAGGGAGTCTTACAAAAACAAAGAAATCGAAACAAGCGAGCAGATTATACCTTTTCTCAAAGAAAAGATAAAAAACTACTGGCCCCAGCGGGACAGAGAGCTTGCCAAATCAGATTCCGGCCCTACCGTTGTACTGGTGGCAGGCGTGAACGGCTCGGGCAAAACCACAAGCATAGCAAAGCTCGGCTTCAATCTCAGCTCTGCTGGGCACAAGGTTGTAGTTGCAGCGTGCGACACATTCAGAGCGGCGGCTGTGGATCAGCTTTCAATATGGTCTGAGAGAATCGGGGTTGAGATAATCAAACACAAGCAGGGTGCGGATCCTGCGGCTGTGGCATACGATGCCTGCCAGGCGGCAATTGCACGAGATGCGGACTATCTTATCGTTGATACGGCCGGCCGGCTTCATACCCAAAAGCACCTGATGAAGGAGCTCGAAAAGATCAAGGCGGTAACATCCAAGAAGATTCCGGGCTCGCCTCATGAGGTGATCCTCGTTGTTGACGGTACAACCGGCCAGAATGCGATCGCACAGGCAAAAGAATTTACCGGAGCGATTGATGTAACGGGGATTTTTCTCGCCAAGCTTGACGGCAGCGCAAGAGGCGGTATTGTTATAGCGATAAAGGACAAACTGGACATCCCCGTTAAATTTGTAGGGCTTGGGGAAAAACCGGAAGACATAGCAGAATTCGAACCTGAAGAGTTTGTAGAAGCCCTTTTCTCATAA
- a CDS encoding InlB B-repeat-containing protein has protein sequence MCTLRVSLLAAIAAAGIAFGFAAGDGTENNPYQISTPDHLEAVNNDLSAHYVLTGDIDLSGRTYERAVIAPDTDYTDSNFNGTSFSGSFDGAGYKILSLIVDASDVTGNYPRYLGLFGKIDEGEVRNLGIENAQITGGDNSRFLGGLCGYNDAETIQNCYVTGSVSGGADSDCLGGLCGSNGSSSTISSCYSTGSVSGGDNSYCLGGLCGSNGSSSTISSCYSTGSVSGGADSYSLGGLCGRNYGIITNCYATSDVSGGSKIGGLCGSKGSSSTISSCYSTGIVSGNENLGGFCGDAGGIVTNCFWDKESSGINTSAGGTGLTTDEMKSETSYSAVGWGISGLWTIDDGNDYPRLAWENAQGEQISLYPQIDLPGTGSEEDPYKISTAEQFEKINQAVAAAYELECDIDFTGKTYSNSVVVQNNSGSTSSFYGNTFSGFLCGNGYTIRNLTINAGCSYVGLFGSISDNGSVKNIGLMSVQINNTSPKSGALCGRNQGIITNCYSRGVVAGNSESGGFCGQNLGTIINCGAECNISGSSSSGFCGYNKGTIISCFSAGIAEKGFCDRNDGSILNCFWDTEASGTTLSSGGAGLPTSLMKDIYTFLNAGWDFAGHTRNGSNDNWLMPEDDYPRLTALHRLTVTFNSGENGSISSGDAEQTVPYAGDAEAPEITPSEGYEFTGWSGSFDNVTEDITITAQYELKSYNVTFAAGENGTITSGDTQQTVSHGGSAAAPAVEADEGYSFAGWSEAFDNITSDLTVTAQYEINTFLVEFNSGAHGEISAGDAEQVVDYGSGAEAPEISPYQGWLFAGWDGDFSEVMSDLVIGAIYEPASYSVVFNAGSHGVISEGSAEQEVPNGSGADAPAVEADAGWEFVGWDKAFESVTSDLTINAQYQVQTFTVVFSAAGKGEIASGQPQQTVEYGNPAQAPQVSPGEGWEFTGWDGDFSSVVSDLAIEAQYSLLGEGTPEEPYEIYNAANLEWAKHWPAASFILMKDLDLSGQSFSEPIFSPDEDPADWRFNGEKFTGSFNGAGHTITALSIHSENAYAGMFGCIGEAGEVLRLGLVEADVAGSAQSGAVCGRNEGTIQSCYVSGLIDCYDEAGGIAGANAGQIVSCKSVADISGYRFAGGLCGSNVGGIERCLSAGKVDAEKFAGGLCSYNDGSIAASFWDILTSGQDSSDGGTGLETPQLREKQTFTGAGWDFSEGGSWKMATLNGETGRYPMLRWQETPKVGLHEFVWLARHWGSAGFAPDSEPNLVDFSKDGHVDIYDLLLLGESWGHTAPARDIFAPDEDFSDGGIPSGWQASGDAGWQITQHAEDYAIRSEPIGDSQCAGITLTRDTRFFGRISFDYLVSSEEGFDGLIFVVDGEPQEKFSGESGWQTFSLEFAPGMHTFTWKYCKDSYWQAGDDTAMIDNIQFSGE, from the coding sequence ATGTGTACCCTTAGAGTTTCCCTTCTCGCAGCTATTGCCGCAGCAGGCATTGCATTTGGTTTCGCCGCAGGCGACGGCACGGAAAACAACCCATACCAGATTTCCACCCCCGACCACCTCGAAGCGGTGAACAATGATCTCTCAGCCCATTACGTTCTGACAGGCGATATCGACCTCTCCGGCAGAACCTACGAACGGGCAGTTATCGCCCCTGATACTGATTACACCGATTCGAATTTCAACGGTACGTCTTTTTCCGGCTCATTCGACGGGGCTGGATATAAGATTTTAAGTCTTATCGTTGATGCCTCAGATGTTACGGGAAATTACCCTCGATATCTCGGCCTTTTCGGCAAAATTGATGAGGGCGAAGTTCGAAATCTCGGAATTGAAAATGCCCAAATAACTGGCGGCGATAATTCAAGATTTCTTGGCGGACTGTGTGGATATAATGATGCTGAAACAATTCAGAACTGCTATGTTACTGGCTCTGTTTCAGGCGGCGCTGATTCAGATTGCCTCGGCGGTCTCTGCGGGAGTAATGGTTCCAGTAGCACAATATCCAGTTGCTATTCAACCGGTTCTGTTTCAGGTGGCGATAATTCTTATTGTCTCGGCGGTCTCTGCGGGAGTAATGGTTCCAGTAGCACAATATCCAGTTGCTATTCAACCGGTTCTGTTTCAGGCGGCGCTGATTCTTATTCTCTCGGCGGTCTTTGCGGAAGGAACTACGGCATAATTACGAACTGCTATGCCACTAGCGATGTTTCAGGTGGCAGCAAAATTGGCGGTCTCTGCGGGAGTAAAGGTTCCAGTAGCACAATATCCAGTTGTTATTCAACAGGAATTGTATCAGGCAATGAAAACCTTGGTGGCTTTTGTGGAGATGCAGGCGGTATAGTTACAAACTGTTTTTGGGACAAAGAATCAAGCGGAATTAATACAAGTGCAGGAGGTACAGGGCTTACCACTGATGAAATGAAGAGCGAAACCTCTTACAGTGCTGTAGGATGGGGAATAAGCGGGCTATGGACTATCGATGATGGCAATGATTATCCCCGCCTTGCTTGGGAGAATGCTCAAGGTGAGCAGATATCTCTATATCCTCAAATAGATTTGCCCGGCACCGGCAGTGAAGAAGACCCATACAAAATAAGCACAGCAGAACAATTTGAAAAGATTAATCAAGCCGTAGCAGCAGCCTATGAGCTTGAATGTGATATTGATTTTACAGGAAAAACTTATTCAAATTCTGTTGTTGTCCAAAATAATAGCGGGTCAACTTCATCATTTTATGGAAATACATTTTCCGGTTTTCTATGTGGCAATGGATATACAATTAGAAACTTAACTATTAACGCAGGGTGTAGTTATGTTGGTTTATTTGGTTCTATATCTGATAATGGCTCAGTGAAAAATATTGGTCTAATGTCTGTACAGATTAATAATACAAGCCCGAAATCTGGTGCACTTTGCGGTAGAAATCAAGGAATAATTACAAATTGCTATTCAAGAGGAGTTGTTGCTGGAAATTCTGAAAGTGGAGGTTTTTGCGGTCAGAATTTAGGTACAATAATAAACTGTGGAGCAGAATGTAATATTAGCGGCAGTAGCAGCAGCGGTTTTTGCGGATATAATAAAGGAACAATTATTTCTTGTTTTTCTGCTGGAATTGCAGAAAAAGGATTTTGCGACAGGAATGATGGTTCAATACTTAATTGTTTCTGGGATACAGAAGCAAGCGGTACTACATTGAGTAGTGGCGGAGCTGGCTTGCCGACAAGCCTGATGAAGGATATTTATACCTTTCTAAATGCAGGCTGGGATTTTGCAGGACACACTCGAAACGGCAGTAATGACAACTGGCTTATGCCGGAAGATGATTATCCAAGGCTTACAGCGCTTCACAGATTAACGGTTACCTTCAATTCAGGCGAGAATGGGAGCATTTCTTCAGGCGATGCAGAGCAGACCGTTCCTTATGCAGGCGATGCTGAGGCCCCGGAGATAACGCCGAGCGAAGGCTACGAGTTTACGGGCTGGAGCGGGTCGTTTGATAACGTTACTGAGGATATCACGATAACAGCGCAGTATGAGCTCAAATCTTACAATGTAACATTTGCAGCAGGCGAGAACGGAACAATCACCTCAGGCGATACTCAGCAGACCGTTTCTCACGGCGGCTCGGCCGCTGCTCCCGCAGTAGAGGCGGATGAGGGATACAGCTTTGCAGGCTGGAGCGAGGCATTCGATAATATAACGAGTGATTTAACCGTAACCGCTCAATATGAAATAAACACTTTCCTCGTTGAGTTCAATTCTGGGGCTCATGGCGAGATTTCAGCGGGGGATGCAGAGCAGGTTGTTGATTATGGAAGCGGGGCAGAAGCCCCCGAGATAAGCCCATATCAGGGTTGGCTTTTTGCCGGCTGGGATGGAGATTTCAGCGAGGTTATGAGCGACCTTGTTATCGGGGCTATTTATGAGCCGGCGAGCTACAGCGTAGTATTCAATGCGGGCTCTCACGGCGTGATCAGTGAAGGCAGCGCGGAGCAGGAAGTTCCAAACGGCAGCGGAGCGGATGCTCCCGCTGTTGAAGCGGATGCCGGCTGGGAGTTTGTGGGCTGGGATAAAGCGTTCGAAAGCGTAACCAGCGATCTAACGATCAACGCCCAGTATCAAGTGCAAACGTTCACCGTTGTATTCAGCGCAGCGGGCAAGGGCGAGATAGCCTCCGGCCAGCCGCAGCAGACGGTAGAATACGGAAATCCGGCGCAGGCCCCGCAGGTTAGCCCGGGCGAGGGCTGGGAATTTACCGGCTGGGATGGTGATTTCAGCAGTGTAGTAAGCGATCTTGCGATAGAGGCGCAGTATTCGCTGCTCGGCGAGGGCACGCCGGAAGAGCCTTACGAGATTTATAATGCGGCCAACCTTGAATGGGCCAAACACTGGCCTGCGGCAAGCTTCATTTTGATGAAGGATTTGGATTTGAGCGGGCAGAGCTTTTCTGAGCCGATATTCTCGCCGGATGAAGACCCGGCAGACTGGCGTTTTAACGGTGAAAAATTCACAGGCTCATTTAACGGCGCCGGCCATACTATAACCGCCCTCAGCATTCATAGCGAGAACGCCTATGCCGGCATGTTCGGCTGCATCGGCGAGGCTGGAGAAGTGCTGAGGCTCGGGCTTGTTGAGGCAGATGTTGCAGGAAGCGCTCAGTCCGGTGCGGTTTGCGGGCGAAATGAAGGCACAATCCAGAGCTGCTATGTGAGCGGGCTTATAGACTGCTACGACGAGGCTGGCGGAATAGCCGGAGCGAATGCAGGGCAGATTGTTAGCTGCAAGAGCGTTGCGGATATCTCCGGCTACCGCTTTGCAGGCGGGCTCTGCGGGAGCAATGTAGGCGGGATAGAGAGATGCCTTTCTGCCGGCAAGGTGGATGCGGAGAAGTTTGCCGGCGGGCTTTGCAGCTATAACGACGGCTCGATCGCTGCGAGCTTCTGGGATATCCTCACCAGCGGGCAGGATTCCAGCGACGGCGGGACAGGCCTCGAAACTCCGCAGCTCCGCGAGAAGCAAACGTTTACCGGCGCCGGCTGGGATTTCTCAGAGGGCGGAAGCTGGAAGATGGCCACGCTCAACGGCGAGACAGGCAGGTATCCAATGCTTCGCTGGCAGGAGACGCCGAAGGTGGGGCTGCATGAATTCGTATGGCTCGCAAGACACTGGGGCAGCGCAGGCTTCGCACCCGATAGCGAGCCGAATCTGGTGGACTTCTCGAAAGACGGCCATGTCGATATATACGACCTGCTGCTTCTCGGCGAGAGCTGGGGGCATACGGCGCCTGCGAGGGATATTTTCGCTCCCGATGAGGATTTCTCTGATGGCGGGATCCCGAGCGGCTGGCAGGCCTCAGGCGATGCAGGCTGGCAGATCACCCAGCACGCAGAAGACTATGCAATCCGCTCAGAGCCGATTGGCGATTCGCAGTGTGCAGGGATAACGCTCACCCGCGACACGAGATTCTTCGGCCGGATCAGCTTTGATTATCTCGTTTCGAGCGAGGAGGGATTCGATGGGCTCATATTCGTGGTTGACGGCGAGCCGCAGGAGAAATTCTCCGGCGAATCCGGCTGGCAGACATTCAGCCTCGAATTCGCCCCGGGAATGCATACCTTCACATGGAAATACTGCAAGGATTCCTACTGGCAGGCGGGCGATGATACGGCAATGATAGATAATATTCAGTTCTCAGGGGAGTGA
- a CDS encoding LexA family protein, with protein MAMKIKVEEIYKPDTSSSLGRPLFISTVPAGFPSPASDYEESKLDLNKHLIKNPPATFFVRVSGSSMKDSGIHSGDLLIVDRSLEPKSGNVVVASLDSELTVKRIRIRKNEVILEPDNEDYKPQAISEERDFEVWGVVTSVIHKL; from the coding sequence ATGGCTATGAAGATTAAGGTGGAAGAGATATACAAACCGGATACGAGCAGCAGCCTCGGCAGGCCTCTGTTTATTTCAACGGTACCGGCAGGTTTTCCCTCGCCGGCATCAGACTACGAGGAATCAAAGCTCGATCTTAATAAGCATTTGATCAAAAACCCCCCTGCCACGTTTTTCGTTAGGGTTTCGGGCAGCTCCATGAAGGATTCAGGCATACACAGCGGCGATCTGCTCATCGTTGACAGGAGCCTTGAGCCCAAGAGCGGGAATGTGGTGGTGGCGTCGCTTGATTCCGAGCTCACAGTTAAGCGGATCAGGATAAGGAAAAACGAGGTAATACTCGAGCCGGACAACGAGGACTACAAACCCCAAGCAATAAGCGAGGAGAGGGATTTCGAGGTATGGGGAGTGGTAACAAGCGTAATACACAAGCTTTAG
- a CDS encoding NifU family protein: MSEQISDKIQDCIQQIRPMLQSDGGDIELVEVTENNDVKVRLQGACRGCPGARMTLKMGVERRLKEQVPGVGEVIPVE, from the coding sequence ATGAGCGAACAGATAAGTGATAAAATCCAAGACTGCATCCAGCAGATTCGTCCGATGCTTCAGTCAGACGGCGGCGATATTGAGCTTGTAGAGGTAACGGAAAATAACGACGTTAAAGTTCGCCTGCAGGGGGCGTGCAGAGGGTGCCCGGGAGCCCGGATGACCCTCAAAATGGGCGTTGAAAGAAGGCTCAAGGAGCAGGTGCCCGGAGTGGGCGAGGTTATTCCTGTGGAATAA